Part of the Tetragenococcus koreensis genome, CCGAGCAAGAAAACTTGGTAGGTCGTATGGGAATTGAAGAGGATTATAATGACATCTTAAAAGGAAAAGATGGAAAAATTATTTATCAAAAAGATAATTATCAAAATCCTTTACCTGGAACGGTTGCTGAATCTGAACCCGCTGTTGATGGTCAAGACATTTATACAACGTTAGATAGCAGGCTACAAAGTTATTTAGAAACATTGATGGATCAAGCTTGGGATAAAATCGACGCTGAAGATATGACAGCCGTGTTAATGGATGCTAAAACCGGTGAAATTGCTTCAATGTCACAACGACCTACTTTCAATCCCGAAACGAAAAAAGGAATCAATGATGATGATTTTGTTTGGTCGAATCTATTTGTAGAAGATAACTATGAGCCAGGTTCAACCATGAAAGTGATGACGGTTGCCAGTGCGATTGATAACGGCATATTTGACCCTGACGAAACCTATAAACCGGGCGAAATGAACTTACTTGATGCCACCATCAGAGACTGGGACTATGCAAGGGGTCCTAAGCCCAGCTTAACTATGCGTCAAGCTTTATCATGGTCGAGTAACGTGGGTATGGTTAGATTAGAACAACAAATGAAGGCACGTTGGCAACGCTACTTGCAAGAATTTGGTTTTGGTAGAAGTACGTACTCAGGTCTTTCCAATGAAAAAAGTGGGACATTGCCAGAAGACAATGTCGTCAGTCATGCTATGACTGCTTTTGGACAAGCAATTGGGGTAACACAGTTCCAAATGTTACAAGCCTTTAGTGCGATTTCTAATGATGGCGCGATGTTAAAACCACAAGTGATTCAAAAAATCGTCAATGACGCTGAAAATGATGAAATGGTTACCCAGCCTGAAGTTGTGGGGCATCCTGTTTCAGAAGATGCAGCTCAAGATGTGCGGGAATATATGAGAGACACAGTGGAAAGTGAAGAATATGGAACAGCTTATGACCAATATAAAGTACCAAATGAAACGGTCTCTGCCAAAACTGGGACAGCCCAAATTTCCCGGGATGGAAGCTATTTAGACGGGCAAGGCGATTATCTGTATTCGGTGGTGCTGATGACACCTGCCGAAGATCCTGAATATGTCATGTACCTTACAATGAATCGTCCAGATCAAGAAGATACCGAAGTCCTCTCTAGTATTGCTAATCCATTATTAGAACGAGCAATGGACTTGCGTGATGTTGATGAGAGTGAAGGTAACAATGAAGAAGCTAGTAATGAAAAAGTTAAAGTGGAAGATTATCGCAACTTAGAAACAGATGCTGCGGCAGCAGATGTACAAAAGAAAGGGTTAGTTCCAATAGTTATCGGAGACGGTAATAAAGTAGTAGAGCAATCTGTGGATAACGGGGAGCGATTGATGTCTTCAGAAAAACTATTGCTTTTAACCGACGACCAAAACCCTATGATGCCAGATGTTAGCGGTTGGTCAAAAGCAGACCTCGTCAAATTTGGTGATCTTTTAGATGTTGATGTAACATTTGACGGAGAGGGTTATTGTACTGAGCAAAGTATTGAACCTTATGACGAGATAAGCGATGAAGAGCTGCATTTTAACTTAGAAGAAAACTAATTATAAAAAGAATTGAAATAAAAGATCAATTGGATACGAGGAGAGAGAAAATATGGATTGGACAAAAATGATTCTACCGATTGCCAGCGGCTTTGCCATAACGGTCATTTTAATGCCGTTATTTATTGGTTATTTTCAGATGAAAAAATATGGGCAGGAGATTCGCGATGAAGGCCCCAAATGGCATAACGTTAAAGCTGGGACTCCTACAATGGGCGGCGTCGTTTTTTTAGCCAGTTCAATTATTACTGCAATTTGGGTTAGTATATGGCAAGGAGAAATGTCGCCATCCTTACTAATTTCCCTTTTCGTTTTAATCTTATATGGCTTATTGGGTTTTTTAGATGATTTTATTAAAATATTCAAAAAGCGAAATATGGGTTTAACTTCACTACAAAAATTAGTGGGGCAAATCGTAGGTGCATTGGTTTTTTATTTTGTTTTCTTATATGAAGGAAATGAAAATGTCCTTAACTTTTTTGGATTATCAGTTCCTTTGACAATTTTTTATGGCTTGTTCGTGATGTTTTGGTTGGTAGGATTTTCAAATGCTGTCAATTTAGCTGATGGAATTGACGGTCTAGTTTCTGGTCTTGCCATCATTTCTTTTTCAACTTATGCTGTAATTGCTTGGTACCAAAATCAAATCGATATATTAATTATTTGTTTAAGTGTTATCGGTGC contains:
- a CDS encoding penicillin-binding transpeptidase domain-containing protein codes for the protein MRMIKKIRQYFKKKNLSTRNNRKKVGIILFATSIGLFFLFVARLSYIVVVGDVAGESLETQTRNLYQGSEVVKAKRGTIYDRNGEPIAEDATSYSLYAILSEAYTNDDENLYAEPKNFDKLAEIIADTINDVDKKETLKVLKEGAKENKYQVDIPNAKSISLQQREEIEDAMEDQKINGLYFTEHPSRIYPNGVFSSHFIGYADIQNDEETEQENLVGRMGIEEDYNDILKGKDGKIIYQKDNYQNPLPGTVAESEPAVDGQDIYTTLDSRLQSYLETLMDQAWDKIDAEDMTAVLMDAKTGEIASMSQRPTFNPETKKGINDDDFVWSNLFVEDNYEPGSTMKVMTVASAIDNGIFDPDETYKPGEMNLLDATIRDWDYARGPKPSLTMRQALSWSSNVGMVRLEQQMKARWQRYLQEFGFGRSTYSGLSNEKSGTLPEDNVVSHAMTAFGQAIGVTQFQMLQAFSAISNDGAMLKPQVIQKIVNDAENDEMVTQPEVVGHPVSEDAAQDVREYMRDTVESEEYGTAYDQYKVPNETVSAKTGTAQISRDGSYLDGQGDYLYSVVLMTPAEDPEYVMYLTMNRPDQEDTEVLSSIANPLLERAMDLRDVDESEGNNEEASNEKVKVEDYRNLETDAAAADVQKKGLVPIVIGDGNKVVEQSVDNGERLMSSEKLLLLTDDQNPMMPDVSGWSKADLVKFGDLLDVDVTFDGEGYCTEQSIEPYDEISDEELHFNLEEN
- the mraY gene encoding phospho-N-acetylmuramoyl-pentapeptide-transferase encodes the protein MDWTKMILPIASGFAITVILMPLFIGYFQMKKYGQEIRDEGPKWHNVKAGTPTMGGVVFLASSIITAIWVSIWQGEMSPSLLISLFVLILYGLLGFLDDFIKIFKKRNMGLTSLQKLVGQIVGALVFYFVFLYEGNENVLNFFGLSVPLTIFYGLFVMFWLVGFSNAVNLADGIDGLVSGLAIISFSTYAVIAWYQNQIDILIICLSVIGALVGFFLYNRKPAKIFMGDVGSLALGGLLAGISILLHQEWTLLLVGFVYVIETASVILQVASFKLTGKRIFKMSPIHHHFEMNGWSEWKIDGIFWLTALVFSIITLIICLN